In the Salvelinus fontinalis isolate EN_2023a chromosome 34, ASM2944872v1, whole genome shotgun sequence genome, one interval contains:
- the LOC129833661 gene encoding nuclear GTPase SLIP-GC-like, which produces MPTQGHKRGSDDPSTSNDQGREGNKRLCAIAKGTAGTPTLKMDVIKVAKEGIGKVLSRLDKVSPPFANMDFIGYLRKKISDLDAIIDDKVVVGVFGRSGAGKSSLMNAILGVKTLLPSGTVGACTSVIIQVEANMTDSNYVAEIHFISKEEWEKELESLLKIKEIDGEEKDKRMVNMSNSKIQALYGEDAVGKSFDELKSLESETFSDIPEFFSSTRKILSFDTATKFSTEIACYIRSKRKIHGKQYKSSQIHYWPLVKYVTIKMPNSKDLLEHIVLVDLPGTGDCNKARDEMWESYITKCSSVWVVADIDRAAADRDAWNMLDNSISNMGPGGQCQNITFICTKTDDINPDNYMLEMDDEDLHIEDSSNDSEEQKRACILHRNQQAKMEIQENYSNPYEAIDEMQVFTVSSQEFQKDNNCILRQEETEIPELRALLKSLNDQRSEKVMRDYVIGAYGILSMVHVVNHGITKSMETGKKKLHKLLERRLEDELQNIDQFMSDIHMEFDKCLSAGVLESEKTCVTRAKEEVIAPKGKGGGGYHQTLRAVCNGQGFCRSTNGVKTNMNASLSSSLCDAIKNMFSKTFKKSQKSISAKIDNFSILLERHDEETMFPRLAFLKTEEHKLKADLKHEIVQRKKEIYSSLIKSIMTSMLPSYTEASNVHGKGSLKRMQDILESHIESSKSTMFHDAKGKMLTLLTTLSEYIVQEIRSKLKEAMKQSLHNELPLPDISEHYEIVKSAYEKMMGKPITDVEDEKCLLEHTSGKEMTSEQVPLRNNRKDEKKKKKKKQRKRTKDADAVFVDQHRSTIIKRATLVMAIADDLLGEDMIQDETYSDIEAAETSEKKMRVLYKALRSGGPMIKSAFYTALQTNEPNLVKDLASP; this is translated from the exons ATGCCTACCCAAG GCCACAAAAGAGGGTCTGATGACCCCTCTACTTCAAATGATCAGGGCAGGGAAGGTAATAAACGCCTTTGTGCCATAGCAAAGGGAACTGCAGGAACACCTACCCTCA agatggATGTCATAAAGGTGGCCAAAGAGGGCATTGGAAAAGTCCTTAGCAGGCTAGACAAGGTGTCACCTCCATTTGCAAACATGGATTTCATTGGTTATTTAAG GAAAAAAATCTCAGATTTGGATGCTATCATTGACGACAAAGTTGTTGTTGGTGTATTTGGGAGGTCAGGAGCTGGTAAGAGCTCACTGATGAATGCCATTTTGGGGGTGAAGACCTTGCTGCCCTCAGGGACTGTTGGCGCATGCACATCAGTCATCATCCAGGTGGAAGCCAATATGACTGACTCCAACTACGTGGCAGAGATTCACTTCATTTCTAAAGAG GAATGGGAGAAGGAGCTGGAATCACTTTTGAAAATCAAAGAAATTGATGGTGAGGAGAAAGATAAAAGGATGGTAAATATGTCAAACAGTAAAATCCAGGCATTGTACGGAGAAGATGCAGTCGGGAAAAGCTTTGATGAACTGAAGTCACTGGAGTCAGAGACATTCAGCGACATCCCAGAGTTTTTCTCATCAACTAGGAAAATCCTGTCATTTGACACA GCCACAAAGTTCTCTACAGAGATCGCCTGCTACATACGAAGCAAAAGAAAGATACATGGGAAACAATATAAATCATCCCAGATACATTACTGGCCACTTGTGAAGTATGTGACCATCAAGATGCCAAACTCCAAGGATCTTCTGGAACACATTGTGCTGGTGGATCTTCCAGGAACTGGAGACTGCAACAAGGCCAGAGATGAGATGTGGGAATCG TACATTACTAAGTGCTCCTCTGTGTGGGTCGTGGCTGACATTGACCGGGCTGCGGCTGACAGGGATGCATGGAATATGCTGGACAACAGCATCAGTAATATGGGTCCTGGTGGACAGTGTCAGAACATCACCTTCATCTGTACTAAGACAGACGACATCAACCCAGACAATTATATGCT TGAAATGGATGATGAAGACCTTCACATAGAG GACTCTTCTAACGATTCAGAGGAGCAGAAACGTGCATGCATATTGCACCGAAATCAACAAGCCAAGATGGAAATTCAAGAGAATTACAGCAACCCGTATGAA GCTATTGATGAAATGCAGGTGTTTACTGTTAGTTCTCAAGAATTCCAGAAGGATAATAACTGCATTCTGAGACAAGAAGAGACAG AGATACCTGAGCTGAGAGCTCTGCTGAAAAGCCTGAATGACCAACGGTCAGAAAAAGTGATGAGAGACTATGTGATTGGAGCCTATGGGATCCTCTCCATGGTCCACGTGGTAAACCATGGGATCACCAAATCG ATGGAGACCGGGAAAAAAAAATTGCACAAGCTTCTAGAACGAAGGCTGGAAGATGAGCTCCAGAACATTGACCAGTTCATGTCAGACATTCACATGGAGTTTGACAAGTGTCTTTCAGCCGGAGTGCTAGAGTCAGAGAAGACATGTGTGACAAGAGCCAAGGAGGAAGTGATAGCACCA AAaggaaaaggaggaggggggTACCACCAGACGCTGAGAGCTGTATGCAATGGCCAGGGGTTCTGCAGGTCAACaaatggagtaaaaacaaacatgaaTGCTTCTCTGAGCAGCTCTCTGTGCGATGCcattaaaaatatgttttcaaaAACATTCAA GAAATCTCAGAAATCTATCTCTGCAAAGATTGATAATTTCAGCATCCTCTTAGAGCGCCATGATGAAGAAACCATGTTTCCTCGGCTGGCATTCCTCAAAACTGAG GAACACAAATTGAAGGCAGATCTTAAACATGAGATCGTCCAGAGGAAGAAGGAAATTTACTCTTCGCTCATCAAGTCAATCATGACCTCCATGCTCCCCTCCTATACAG AGGCTTCAAATGTACATGGGAAAGGATCCCTAAAAAGAATGCAGGACATTCTCGAGAGTCACATTGAGTCATCAAAGAGCACCATGTTCCACGATGCTAAGGGGAAGATGCTGACGCTCCTAACCACGCTCAGC GAATACATTGTGCAGGAAATAAGGTCTAAACTAAAAGAAGCTATGAAGCAGTCACTCCACAATGAGCTACCCCTCCCAG ATATATCTGAGCACTATGAGATAGTGAAGAGCGCCTATGAAAAAATGATGGGTAAACCCATCACAGATGTTGAAGATGAGAAATG TCTCCTAGAACACACCTCGGGGAAGGAAATGACATCTgagcag GTTCCACTAAGGAACAACAGGAAAGatgagaagaaaaagaagaaaaagaaacaaaGGAAAAGGACGAAGGATGCAG ATGCTGTGTTTGTGGATCAGCACAGGAGTACAATAATCAAGAGGGCCACATTGGTAATGGCTATTGCAGATGACCTACTGGGAGAGGACATGATCCAAGATGAAACGTATTCGGATATTGAGGCAGCCGAGACCAGTGAGAAAAAAATGAGAGTTCTGTACAAGGCTCTACGCTCAGGAGGACCAATGATTAAATCAGCCTTCTACACAGCTCTCCAAACTAATGAACCTAATCTTGTCAAGGACTTGG CTTCCCCCTGA